One Mycolicibacterium doricum genomic window, GTGGAGGCATGCATACAAAGCGCGGTCCCCGACTTGCCGTGCGAAGTCGGTGATCCCGACCTGTGGTTCGCCGAGAGCCCCGCCGACCTCGAACGCGCCAAGACGCTCTGCGTGAACTGCCCGATCCGCCGAGGGTGCCTGACGGCGGCATTGGAGCGTCGCGAGCCGTGGGGTGTGTGGGGTGGGGAGATCTTCGAACGCGGCACCATCGTCGCGCGTAAGCGTCCGCGGGGACGCCCGCGCAAGAACACAGCGCCGAACCCGGCGGCGGCCTAGCCCCGAGTTCCGGCCTGACGGTCAGTCCACGCCCTCGGCAAATCCCGGGATCAGTTCGGTGGCAAGGGCTTTGGCGGGGATATAGGCGTCGAGCTGGCAGGAGATCGCGACGTTCGACGCGATGACGCGCATCGGGATCGCGAGCTTGGCGGGAACGTCCATTTGGCGCACCGTCTTGATCTGTTGCACCGAGCGGTCCATGTTCACCGCCGCCATCTTCTGCAGCCACTTGCGGGTGTAGTGGAACACCTCGACCTCGAGGGGTTCGACGTACTGGCGCAGCATGTCGTCGACATCCCCGGGGGAGACCTGTTCGCCGCGCTGGATGAAGCCGATCTTCTCCAGGGTGGGCAGCAGTCGGTCGTAGTCCTTGGCCAGCGCGTACCGCACCGCCAGGCCGAGGTCGACGGGGATGCCGCCCGGCAGCGGTGCCACCGCGCCGAAGTCGATGACGCCCATCTTCCCGTCCGGCATCAGCATGAAGTTGCCGGGATGCGCGTCGCCGTGCATCATCTCCAGCCGCCGCGGCGCGTCGTAGGTCAGCTCGAACAGCCGAGTACCCATCAGGTCACGCTCTTCCTGGGTGCCGTCCCGGATGATCACCGACATCGGAATGCCGTCGATCCACTCCGCGACGACCACCTTGGGTGCGCTGGCGACGACGGCGGGTACCACGAAATGCGGGTGGTCGCGATAGGCCTGGGCGAACGCCCGCTGGTTGTCGGCTTCCAGCCGGTAGTCGAGTTCCATCTCGGTGCGCTCGACGAGTTCGTCGACCACGCCCTCGATGTCGGCGCCGGGGGAGAGCTGCTTGAGCACGCTGACCATGCGCTGCATGGTCTTCAGGTCCGCGCGCAACGCCTCGTCGGCGCCGGGGTACTGGATCTTGACCGCGACCTCGCGGCCGTCGGACCACACCGCCTTGTGCACCTGGCCGATGCTGGCCGAGGCGATCGGCTTGTCGTCGAACGAGGCGAAGCGATCCCGCCACTTGGTGCCCAGCTGCGCGTCGAGCACCCGGTGGACCTTGGCGGCGGGCAGCGGCGGGGCGTCCTTCTGCAGCTTGGTCAGGGCCTCGCGGTACGGCTTGCCGTACTGCTCAGGGATCGCGGCCTCCATCACCGAGAGGGCCTGGCCGACCTTCATCGCGCCGCCCTTGAGTTCGCCGAGCACGGTGAAGAGTTGTTGAGCCGCCTTGTCCATCAGTTCGGCGTTGACCTCGTCGCGGGACTTGCCGGTCAGCCTTTTGCCGAAGCCCAACGCCGCGCGCCCGGCCATGCCGACCGGCAGGCTCGCCAGCTTCGCGTTGCGGGCGGCGCGCCCGCGCTTGATGTCAGCCACCAGACCATCATCCACGACGCCGCCGGGCGGGCTGACGACGAACGGGTCACAACTGGTCCGTCAGCAGGTACAACGCGGATGCCGCGACCAACGTCGCACGACGGTGGTGCGGGTGCCGACGTGGAACTCCCACGTGGTGTCCGTGGCGGCGGGGTCCGCCGCGCTCACCGGGTCGCCGGTGTCCTGGATCGCCCGCAGCACCCGGTGGATGCGGTCGAGTGCGACGGCAGCGGTGGCCAACACGGTGGCCCGGTCGGCGCTGCCGACGGTGCCGCGCAGCTGGGCCGCCAGCGCCGGCCACGCCGCGTCGCGGTCACTGCGGTGCAGGTCGGCGCAGGACAGACAGCTCGTGCGGCCCGGAAACACCAGCGGTCCGATCAATCCGGAGCCGTCGCGCATCCGGACCGGTAGGTGGGCGAGGCGCGCGTTGTGCAGATCGCGCACCATGCGCGGTTCGGTCACCAGGTAGTCCGCCAGCACCACCAGGTCGGTGGACTCCGGCGGGGCGGGCGCCTTTGGGGAACGGCTGTGCCCGACCCGGGCGCCCGAACACTGCAGCCCGGCGACCAGCAGATCGGACAGCGGTCCGCGACCGTGGATGCGGATGTTCGGGGTGCGGCAGCGGCGCGGCGGGTCGGCGGTCAGCACGCCGGCGTCGACCAGGTCGCCGACGAGTTCGGCGAGGTCGGCTGGGTCGGCCGTCCCATGCTGGTGCGCTTCGCCACGCAGTTCGGCCATCGTCATCCCCGCCTGCAGGGCCCGCAGCAGATCGGCGAGCCCCGGTGCGGTGAGCCCGGCCGGTGGGCGGACCAGCGTGGCGCGGCGCGGATCCCATCCGACTTGCACCGCGCCGTCCGGGCGCAAGAGCACGGGCAGTGCCGTGTCGAGCGCGTAACGGGAAATCGCGGCGGGAGACGCGGCGAAAGACATGGAAGGACTCTGCCACGGGGCGACCGCGTCACCTGTCACCCATCGACAGGCCTGTGGATAACTAGCGCTGGTCGTCCTCGGGGCGGTCGTCCGGGCCGTCCTCGTCGGGCTTTTCCAGATCGGCTTCGAGGTCGGTGAGGGCCTGCTCGATGGCGCTGTCCACCCCGCTGGTGTCACCGCCGACGATCCGGTCGATGAACGCGGCCGGTTCGTCGAGATCGTCCGACGACGGCAACAGGTCCGGGTGCTGCCACACGCCGTCGCGGGCATCCTGGCCGGCCGCCGCGGTGAGCCGCTCCCACAGCACCGCGGCCTCGCGCAGCTTGCGCGGGCGCAGTTCGAGCCCTACCAGGGTGGCGAAGGTCTGCTCGGCAGGCCCGCCGGTGGCCCTCCGGCGGCGCAGCGTCTCCGACAGGGCGCCGGTGCCGGGAATGCGGTCGCCCAGCGCGGCGGTGACCGCGGTCTGCACCCAGCCCTCGATCAGCGCGAGCAGGGTCTCGAGCCGTTCGAGCGCCGCGACCTGCTCGGGGGTCGCCTTCGGTTCGAAGATGCCCTGGTTGAGCAGCTGTTCCAGGTGCGACGGATCGGTCAACGCGGCCGGGTTGAGGCCCTGCGCCATGTCCTCGATGCCGCTCATGTCGACCTTCATGCCGCGCGCGAACGCCTCGACCGCCGACAGCAACTGGCTCGCCAGCCAGGGCACGTGGCTGAACAACCGATGGTGGGCGGCTTCCCGCGCGGCCAGGAACGTCAACACCTCGCTGCGCGGCTGCTCGAGCCCCTCCGAGAACGCCTCGACGGCCTCAGGCAGCAGCGCGGCGACACCCTTCGGGCCGAGCGGCAGCCCGATGTCGGTCGAGGTCAGCACCTCCTTGGACAGCGTGCCCAGCGCCTGCCCGAGCTGGGAGCCGAACGCCATGCCGCCCATCTGCGACATCATCGCCAGCAGCGGCCCGGCCATCGCGCGGGCCTCCTCCGGCAGCGCCGAGGCCCACACCGTGGAGATCTGCTCGGCCACCGGGTCACATAGCCGCTTCCAGGTGTCGAGGGTGTTGTCGATCCAGTCGGTCGGCGTCCAGGCGACCGCGCGGGTGGTGCCCGCCGGCAGCGGGGTGACGCCGTCGAGCCAGGTCTCGGCGAGCCGCACCGCATCCGCGATCGCCGATGCCGTCTGTTCGGGCACGGGCGCGACGAACCCGATCGCGCTCGCCGCCAGCTGCCGGGCGAGGTCGTAGTTGACCGGTCCGGACTGGGCTCCACCGGCGGTCACAGTGCCTGCGGCGCTGAACATCTCGCCGAGTTTGGTGAAGATCTGGCCGAGGTCGGACACGTCGAAACCGGCGCCGCCCTGCCCGAACATCGAGCCGAACGGATCCGACGGCGAACCGCCCGAACGGGACCCCCCGTCGGGGTCCTTCTTGCTCTTGTCTCGCTCCGGGTCGTCACCCGAGGAGAAGCCGAAAGGCAGGTCAGCCATACCGTCAACGGTACTCACCGGCGCCAGGTCGCGCGGGGGGCCGGTCACGCTTTCGGAGAACGAGGGTGGGACTCCCTTACTGTGGGCGGCGTGAACAGGCGGATTCTGACGCTGCTGATCGCGCTGGTCCCGGTCGTGGCGTTCGGCGTGCTGCTCTCTGCGGTGACGGTCCCGTTCGTCTCGCTGGGCCCCGGACCCACCTTCGACACCCTCGGTGAGGTGGACGGGAAAGAGGTCGTCGACATCACGGGCACCGAGGTGAAGCCGACGTCCGGGCATCTGAACATGACGACGGTGTCCCAGCGCGACGGGCTGACCCTCGGACAGGCACTGACCCTGTGGATGTCGGGCCGCGAACAATTGGTGCCCCGCGAACTGGTCTACCCGCCCGACAAGAGCAAGGAGGAGATCGACGAGGCCAACACCGCCGATTTCCGCAACTCCGAGGACAACGCCGAATACGCCGCGCTGTCGTACCTGAAGTACCCGCCCGCGGTCACCGTCGAAAGCGTCACCGACCCCGGGCCGTCGGCCGGCAAGCTGAAGGACGGCGACGCGATCGACGCGGTCAACGGCAGACCGGTCGCCAATGTCGACGAGTTCCAGGCGCTGCTGAAGACGACTAAGCCCGGTGACGAGCTGGTGCTCGACTTCCGGCGTAAGGGGCAGAAGGATCCGCGCGGCAGCACCACCGTGAAACTCGGCACGAACCCCGACCGCGACTACGGATACCTGGGCATCGGCGTCATCGACGCTCCCTGGGCGTCGTTCACGATCGACTTCAACCTGGCCAACATCGGCGGGCCGTCGGCGGGGTTGATGTTCAGCCTCGCGGTGATCGACAAGCTCACCGCGGGCGACCTCAACGACGGCAAGTTCGTCGCGGGCACCGGAACCATCACCGGCGACGGCGAGGTCGGGTCGATCGGCGGCATCACCCACAAGATGCTCGCCGCCAAGGAAGCCGGCGCCTCGATCTTCCTCGTTCCCGCCGACAACTGCGCCGAAGCCAAGTCCGACCCGCAGGACGGGCTGGAGCTGGTGAAGGTCGGCACACTGACCGACGCCGTCGACGCACTCAACGTGATTTCCGCTGGTGGTGAACCACCACGGTGCTGACCGAACACGAACCCGACGATGCGTAGAGTTGGGGCACGTCGGTGACGACGTCCCCCTTTCCTGTGAGTGAAACGGAGACACCAAGTGGGTATGCGGCCCCCCGCGAGGATGCCGAAGCTGACACGACGAAGCCGGATTCTGATCGGTGTCGCCGTTGTCGCCGTGGTGCTGCTGCTGATCGGGCCGCGGTTCATCGACACCTACGTCAACTGGCTGTGGTTCGGTGAATTGGGTTACCGGTCGGTGTTCACCACGGTGCTGTTCACCCGCATCATCGTGTTCCTGGTCGTCTCCGTCCTGATCGGTGCGATCGTCTTCGCCGGCCTGGCGTTGGCGTACCGGACACGGCCTGTGTTCGTCCCGACGGTCGGACCCAACGACCCGATCGCCCGCTACCGCACCACGGTGATGTCGCGGCTGCGCCTGTTCGGCATCGGCATCCCGGCGTTCATCGGCATCCTGTCCGGCATCGTCGCGCAGACCTACTGGGTGCGGATCCAGCTGTTCCTCCACGGCGGCGAATTCGGTGTCACCGACCCGCAGTTCGGCCTCGACCTCGGCTTCTACGCCTTCGAACTGCCGTTCTACCGGCTGGTGCTGAGCTATCTGTTCGTGGCGACGTTCCTGGCCTTCATCGCGAACCTGTTAGCCCACTATCTGTTCGGTGGTATCCGGCTGACCGGGCGCAACGGGGCCCTGACCCGCTCGGCGCGGATCCAACTCGTCACCCTGGTCGGCATCTTCATCCTGCTCAAGGCGTTCGCCTACTGGCTCGACCGCTACGAATTGCTCAGCCACACCCGCGGCGGCAAGCCGTTCACCGGCGCCGGCTACACCGACATCAACGCCGTGCTGCCCGCCAAGCTGATCCTCCTGGCCATCGCGGTGATCTGCGCGGTTGCCGTGTTTTCCGCGATCGTGCTGCGCGACCTGCGGATCCCTGCCATCGGTGTGGTGCTGCTCCTGCTGTCGTCGCTGGTCGTCGGCGCCGCCTGGCCGCTGGTGGTCGAGCAGTTCAGCGTCAAGCCCAACGCCGCGCAGAAGGAAAGTGAATACATCTCGCGCAGCATCGCCGCGACGCGGCAGGCCTACGGGTTGACCGATGACGTGGTGACCTACCGGGACTACCCGGGCGACGCGCCGGCGACCGCTCAGCAGGTGGCCGCCGACCGGGCGACCACGTCGAACATCCGCGTGCTCGATCCCAACATCGTCAGCCCGGCGTTCACCCAGTTCCAGCAGGGCAAGAACTTCTACTTCTTCCCCGACCAGCTGGCGATGGACCGCTACCGCGACGACGACGGGAACCTGCGCGACTATGTGGTCGCCGCCCGTGAGCTCAACCCGGACCGGCTGATCGACAACCAGCAGGACTGGATCAACCGGCACACCGTCTACACCCACGGCAACGGGTTCATTGCGTCACCGGCCAACACCGTGCGCGGGATCGCCAACGACCCCAACCAGAACGGCGGCTACCCCGAGTTCCTCGCCAGCGTGGTGGGCGCCAACGGCAAGGTGGTCTCGCCCGGGCCGGCACCACTGGACCAGCCGCGGATCTACTTCGGCCCGGTCATCGCCAACACCGTCGACGACTACGCGATCGTCGGTGAGAACGGTGCCCCGCGCGAGTACGACTACGAGAACAACGTCGAGACCCGCAACTACACCTACACCGGATCCGGTGGTGTGGAGATCGGCAACTGGCTGACGCGGAGCCTGTTCGCGGCGAAATTCGCCGAGCGCAACTTCCTGTTCTCCAACGTCATCGGCGATGACAGCAAGATCCTGTTCAACCGCGACCCCGCTGACCGGGTGGAGGCCGCCGCGCCGTGGCTGACTACCGACACCACGGTGTACCCGGCGATCGTCAACCGCAGGATCGTGTGGATCGTCGACGGCTACACCACGCTGGACAACTACCCGTACTCGGAGTTGACGTCCTTGTCGTCGGCGACGGCGGACTCCAATGAGGTGGCCGTCAACCGGTTGGCCCTCAACAAGCAGGTGTCCTATATCCGGAACTCGGTGAAGGCCACCGTCGACGCCTACGACGGCACGGTGACGCTGTACGCGCAGGACGAGAACGACCCTGTGCTGCAGGCGTGGATGAAGGTGTTCCCGGACACGGTCAAGCCCAAGAGCGAGATCTCGCCGGAATTGCAGGATCATCTGCGCTATCCCGAGGACCTTTTCAAGGTGCAGCGCGCCCTGCTGGCGAAGTACCACGTCGACGATCCGGTGACGTTCTTCTCCACGTCGGACTTCTGGGACGTGCCGCTGGATCCGAACCCCACGGCCAGCAGCTTCCAGCCGCCGTACTACATCGTCGCCAAAGACCTTGCCGAGAACAACAGTTCAGCGGCGTTCCAGCTGACCAGTGCGATGAACCGGTTCCGCCGTGACTTCCTCGCCGCGTACATGAGCGCCAGTTCGGATCCGGAGAACTACGGGCAGATCACGGTGTTGACCATCCCGGGTCAGGTCAACGGCCCGAAGCTGGCGTTCAACGCGATCAGCACCGACACCGCGGTCAGCCAGGACCTCGGCGTGATCGGCCGGGACAACCAGAACCGGATCCGGTGGGGCAACTTGTTGACCCTGCCGGTGGGTCCTGGCGGCCTGCTTTACGTGGCGCCGGTGTACGCCTCGCCGGGCACCAGTGACGCGGCGTCGACGTACCCGCGCCTGATCCGCGTGGCGATGTTCTACAACGATCAGGTCGGGTACGGCCCGACGGTCCGTGACGCTCTCACCGACCTGTTCGGCCCAGGCGCCGACGCGACCGCCACCGGCCCGGCGCCGACCAACCTGCCCGACGGGCAGCAGCCGGCGGCCCCGCCACCGGCCGACGGTCCGCAGCCCGCGGCGCAGCCACCCGCCAACCAGACGGGCCGGGTGCCGCCGGCGCCGCCGCCTGCCGCGGTCCCGTCGGGTCCCCAGCAGTTGTCCGAGGCGAAGGCCGCGGCGCTGCAGGAGGTCCAGGAAGCGATGAGTGGACTGCAGGACGCGCAGCGCAGCGGCAACTTCGCCGAGTACGGCGAGGCGCTGCAGCGGCTGGACGACGCGATGAGCCAGTACTCCGAGACCCGCTGAGCCGACACGGGCACGTTCGCGGCCGGACAAGAGTGCCAAAGTGGTGGTAGAGGCCCGATTTGGAATACCAAGCCGGGCTGGGTAACCTCATGTTCACCAACGCGGGGTGGAGCAGCTCGGTAGCTCGCTGGGCTCATAACCCAGAGGTCGCAGGTTCGAATCCTGTCCCCGCTACCAGGTAAAACGGCCCCCGGAGACTACTCCGGGGGCCGTTTTCATGCCCGATGGGAACACTTTTGGGAACATTCCCAACGCAAAGACTTCGTGGGAACGGAATGGGAACCGACTAACCTCCCTTGGCTCACTGACGGGACGACAAGTGCGCCGCCTGGGCTGAAGCCTGTGGCGGTAGACCAACGTGACCCCGGGCGGACGTACCGCCGCGAGTCCGTCTCAGACGGCGCGAGCCGGCGGTTCGCCCTACTGTGCACGGTGCAAAATGAGCACCGTGGACGGGGATCGCTATCCCGGGAAAACTTGGGCGTGCAGATCCGCTCGCTGACAGCGAACATGGCTTATCGACGCAAGTGCTCCGCTACCGTGTGCACGCTGGCGGTCTGTAACCCATGAGGAAAGAGAGCGGGAGTGGCCCGGATAGAATCGGACGTGCTGGAAGAGTTCATAAATCGACTCGCACAGTCGGACGCCGTTCCCTCGACGGTCTCTGAAAGCCTGCGCACGCTGCTTACCCAGGAGAAGCTCCCTAAGCCCGAGCTCCTTGTGGCGCTGTATGCAACGGAAAGTGGGGATCGGCTCGCATGATCCAGCTAAAAGCCATACACATCGAAGAATTTCGGGGCATTCGGCGCCTAGATCTGAACCTGAATTGCGAATCGTTCGTCGTGGCTGGACCCAATGGCTCGGGCAAGAGTGGTGTAGTCGACGCAATTGACTTTGCGCTCACTGGCGGCATTACCCGCCTCAGCGGCTCCGGCACTGGCGGCGTCAGCCTGCTGAAGCACGGACCACACGTGCATCAGCGAGACAACCCGGCGGTAGCACGAGTTGAGCTAACGATCGTCGACACCGCTAGTGGCCAGACGGGTGTGCTGACACGTTGCATCAAGACCGCTGGACAATACACTCTGGAGCCTAGTTCGCCGGAACTTGTTGCTGCCGTGGAGTGGGCTGCTCAGCACCCTGAGCTCACGCTTTCGCGGCGGGAGGTCATTAAATACGTCAACACTGAACCGGGGAAACGAGCCCAAGAGGTTCAGGCGCTCCTCAAATTGGATCGCATCGACGACACGCGCCGACTTTTGCGTACCGCCTTGTCCAAGTCCTCAACCGACGAGAAGCAAAGCGCCGCAAAGGTGAAAGACGCCGAGGACAGCGTGCGGCGACATCTTGACTTATCTTCCTTGCTGGAGTCGGAGATACTCGGTGCGGTAAATAAGCACCGCGACGTGCTAGGCATTGAGCGACTAGGGCTGTTGACCTCTGATACTGACTTGAGCGTTGGCGCTGGAGATCCTGAAGAACCCTCCGGCTTCAATAAGGCTTCCGCGTTGCAAGATATCGCGGTCCTAATTGATTACATCGACGACCACGCTGAGTTGTCCGCAGCAGCGACCGAACTAACCTCTGAACTTGCCGAGCTAGAACGCGACCCTTCAGTGCTCGATGCGCTAAAGCACCGCGCGCTCGTTGAGGTCGGATTGCCGCTAGTCACTGATGCCGCATGCCCGCTGTGCGACCAGACCTGGGACGACGTCGAGACGTTGCGAAATCACCTCCGCGAGAAACTGGCTCGGTCTGAAGCTGCCAAATTCCTTCAGCAGCGCGTG contains:
- a CDS encoding zinc-dependent metalloprotease; this encodes MADLPFGFSSGDDPERDKSKKDPDGGSRSGGSPSDPFGSMFGQGGAGFDVSDLGQIFTKLGEMFSAAGTVTAGGAQSGPVNYDLARQLAASAIGFVAPVPEQTASAIADAVRLAETWLDGVTPLPAGTTRAVAWTPTDWIDNTLDTWKRLCDPVAEQISTVWASALPEEARAMAGPLLAMMSQMGGMAFGSQLGQALGTLSKEVLTSTDIGLPLGPKGVAALLPEAVEAFSEGLEQPRSEVLTFLAAREAAHHRLFSHVPWLASQLLSAVEAFARGMKVDMSGIEDMAQGLNPAALTDPSHLEQLLNQGIFEPKATPEQVAALERLETLLALIEGWVQTAVTAALGDRIPGTGALSETLRRRRATGGPAEQTFATLVGLELRPRKLREAAVLWERLTAAAGQDARDGVWQHPDLLPSSDDLDEPAAFIDRIVGGDTSGVDSAIEQALTDLEADLEKPDEDGPDDRPEDDQR
- a CDS encoding macrolide-binding ATPase MABP-1, with protein sequence MDDGLVADIKRGRAARNAKLASLPVGMAGRAALGFGKRLTGKSRDEVNAELMDKAAQQLFTVLGELKGGAMKVGQALSVMEAAIPEQYGKPYREALTKLQKDAPPLPAAKVHRVLDAQLGTKWRDRFASFDDKPIASASIGQVHKAVWSDGREVAVKIQYPGADEALRADLKTMQRMVSVLKQLSPGADIEGVVDELVERTEMELDYRLEADNQRAFAQAYRDHPHFVVPAVVASAPKVVVAEWIDGIPMSVIIRDGTQEERDLMGTRLFELTYDAPRRLEMMHGDAHPGNFMLMPDGKMGVIDFGAVAPLPGGIPVDLGLAVRYALAKDYDRLLPTLEKIGFIQRGEQVSPGDVDDMLRQYVEPLEVEVFHYTRKWLQKMAAVNMDRSVQQIKTVRQMDVPAKLAIPMRVIASNVAISCQLDAYIPAKALATELIPGFAEGVD
- a CDS encoding UPF0182 family protein; this encodes MGMRPPARMPKLTRRSRILIGVAVVAVVLLLIGPRFIDTYVNWLWFGELGYRSVFTTVLFTRIIVFLVVSVLIGAIVFAGLALAYRTRPVFVPTVGPNDPIARYRTTVMSRLRLFGIGIPAFIGILSGIVAQTYWVRIQLFLHGGEFGVTDPQFGLDLGFYAFELPFYRLVLSYLFVATFLAFIANLLAHYLFGGIRLTGRNGALTRSARIQLVTLVGIFILLKAFAYWLDRYELLSHTRGGKPFTGAGYTDINAVLPAKLILLAIAVICAVAVFSAIVLRDLRIPAIGVVLLLLSSLVVGAAWPLVVEQFSVKPNAAQKESEYISRSIAATRQAYGLTDDVVTYRDYPGDAPATAQQVAADRATTSNIRVLDPNIVSPAFTQFQQGKNFYFFPDQLAMDRYRDDDGNLRDYVVAARELNPDRLIDNQQDWINRHTVYTHGNGFIASPANTVRGIANDPNQNGGYPEFLASVVGANGKVVSPGPAPLDQPRIYFGPVIANTVDDYAIVGENGAPREYDYENNVETRNYTYTGSGGVEIGNWLTRSLFAAKFAERNFLFSNVIGDDSKILFNRDPADRVEAAAPWLTTDTTVYPAIVNRRIVWIVDGYTTLDNYPYSELTSLSSATADSNEVAVNRLALNKQVSYIRNSVKATVDAYDGTVTLYAQDENDPVLQAWMKVFPDTVKPKSEISPELQDHLRYPEDLFKVQRALLAKYHVDDPVTFFSTSDFWDVPLDPNPTASSFQPPYYIVAKDLAENNSSAAFQLTSAMNRFRRDFLAAYMSASSDPENYGQITVLTIPGQVNGPKLAFNAISTDTAVSQDLGVIGRDNQNRIRWGNLLTLPVGPGGLLYVAPVYASPGTSDAASTYPRLIRVAMFYNDQVGYGPTVRDALTDLFGPGADATATGPAPTNLPDGQQPAAPPPADGPQPAAQPPANQTGRVPPAPPPAAVPSGPQQLSEAKAAALQEVQEAMSGLQDAQRSGNFAEYGEALQRLDDAMSQYSETR
- a CDS encoding YlbL family protein encodes the protein MNRRILTLLIALVPVVAFGVLLSAVTVPFVSLGPGPTFDTLGEVDGKEVVDITGTEVKPTSGHLNMTTVSQRDGLTLGQALTLWMSGREQLVPRELVYPPDKSKEEIDEANTADFRNSEDNAEYAALSYLKYPPAVTVESVTDPGPSAGKLKDGDAIDAVNGRPVANVDEFQALLKTTKPGDELVLDFRRKGQKDPRGSTTVKLGTNPDRDYGYLGIGVIDAPWASFTIDFNLANIGGPSAGLMFSLAVIDKLTAGDLNDGKFVAGTGTITGDGEVGSIGGITHKMLAAKEAGASIFLVPADNCAEAKSDPQDGLELVKVGTLTDAVDALNVISAGGEPPRC
- a CDS encoding WhiB family transcriptional regulator; its protein translation is MSVEACIQSAVPDLPCEVGDPDLWFAESPADLERAKTLCVNCPIRRGCLTAALERREPWGVWGGEIFERGTIVARKRPRGRPRKNTAPNPAAA
- a CDS encoding cyclodehydratase, producing MSFAASPAAISRYALDTALPVLLRPDGAVQVGWDPRRATLVRPPAGLTAPGLADLLRALQAGMTMAELRGEAHQHGTADPADLAELVGDLVDAGVLTADPPRRCRTPNIRIHGRGPLSDLLVAGLQCSGARVGHSRSPKAPAPPESTDLVVLADYLVTEPRMVRDLHNARLAHLPVRMRDGSGLIGPLVFPGRTSCLSCADLHRSDRDAAWPALAAQLRGTVGSADRATVLATAAVALDRIHRVLRAIQDTGDPVSAADPAATDTTWEFHVGTRTTVVRRWSRHPRCTC